The genomic DNA AACATAAGATACAAAATACTTGAACTTAAATACTGCTAttgaaaagaatataaaatatttgaattgaattatcaAATGTATACCGTGTGACATAATTGATATATCGCATCTTAAGCACCAAttcttacatttttttttcttttatattcttttcacTTGTTGGATTGAAGATAATATGGGAGAATAAGGAAACTGCACCGGATGGACTTCCCCATCTAATATACATATCGAGAGAGAAACGACCCAAACATCACCATCACTACAAGGCCGGTGCGATGAACGCTCTAGTAAGTCACAATAATGATTTCGGGTTATAAATTCCTGTTTTTCGGTCCTGCTTttccaaatgaaaattatatctCACATACCATATGGATCGATTTTTGTTCTTCCTTTCTTGAATACGTGCTGCAGATAAGAGTGTCAGGTGTGATGACCAATGCCCCGTTCATGCTGAATGTGGACTGTGACATGTACGCGCATAATCCCCATATTGCGCTACATGCACTGTGCCTTTTGCTCGATCCAAGATCCCAAAATGACACCGCTTATGTGCAGTGCCCTCAGAAATTTTATGACGGTTTAAAGGATGATCCTTTCGGGAACCAGCTCGTCGTTTTACAAGAAGTAATACTTGCTCAATTACAGATTTAACCATTTCGACTTTTCAGTTGAATTTTGTGTCAAAATTAACTTGTGCCTTATTCTCTGTTTGGATTAGATCCTTGGGCAGGGAATAGTGTCCATTCAAGGGCCTTTCTATGGTGGCACCGGATGCTTTCATCGTCGGAGAGTAATCTATGGGGCTTTGCCAAAAAATGTCGACTCTAAGAAGAAAAATGCCAGATCAATGGATGGTAATTGTCAAAGTTCCCGATCGAATTCGTACGATTGATACAAAAAAATAGCTAATTCGGTTTCCTCCCCCTCCCCTCCTACTCAATTGTTAGAGATATCATTAAGCGACTTTGGAAGCTCGGAGCAGTTCCTAAAATTGGTTACCCGGGCTTTAAAGGACGAATCGGGTGCAGAAAAAGATTTGCCAAGTTCACTTGAGGCAGCACTTCATGTTGCAAGCTGTGGCTATGAGTATGGCACTTCTTGGGGTAAAAAGGTACATCAGGACGATAATCTGAACTATCTGAATAATGTCTTGCATTGTACATTATGTAGCATCATCCACACTGCATTTCGAACAAGGGCAGATTAAGTTATTCTTTATGGAGATGCCTTCAGATTATATGAACATGAATATGTTGTTAGTTGATTCTTTTACATAAAATAGTGTGGCCCTGTTTGCTAACGTATTCAAGCTTTGTTAGATTGGATTGATATATGGATCCACGACAGAAGATATCTCTACGGGGATGACAATCCAATCGAAGGGGTGGAGATCGGCTTACTGTTCACCGGACCCACCAGCCTTCCTCGGTTGTGCACCGACAGGAGGGCCAGCATCGTTGAACCAGATGAAGAGGTGGTCCACCGGACTTCTCGAAATCCTTGTGAGCAAGTCCAACCCTATGAGGGCCACCCTGTTGGGTAGGCTTCAATTTAGGCAGTGTTTGACATACATATGGCTCCTCATCTGGGGCATCAGATCGATACCCGAGCTCATCTATGCCCTTCTCCCGGCTTATTGCATCATCACCAACTCCCACTTCTTGCCCAAGGTAAATCACAATTTGCAAACCCAGTGATTAATTTTTCCCAAAGGTGTCATGATGCGGAATGacatttgctttttttttccccccttctttttgattttataaaactttgcAGGTCCACGAACCAGCTATATTAATACCAGCATCCGTGTTTGCCATATACAACATCTACACGCTATTGGAGCACTTCAGGTGTGGCTTATCTGCTCGAGCATGGTGGAACTACCAGCAGACGGCCAGAATCAAGTCGGCTTGTGCCTGGTTGTTTGGTGTCCTAAGCATCCTCCTCAAGGTCCTGGGGATCTCCGATACTGTGTTTGAGATCACAAAGAAGGAGCAGTCCACTGCCAATGGCCAGCCCGATGCTGACATGGGAAGGTTTACCTTCGATGAGAGCCCGATCTTCATGCCGGGGACCACCGTCTTGCTAGTCCAACTTGCTGCCTTGGCCATGCTAATGTTGGGGATACAACCGGCCGCGGGTGGCGCCAATGGTTCAGGACTGGCGGAGGTGGCGTGCTCTTTGTTGGCGGTACTCTACTTCTGGCCTTTCCTAAGGGGCCTCCTCGGAAAGGACAAATATGGGATTCCACTAAAAACTATCTATAAGTCAGCAGCCTTGTCTACCGTGTTTGTGTTGTTCTGCAGATTCTCCTCTGTAGGGCTTCATCAATGATGAGGAAACCGACTACGTATATTAGATTGCATTTTTGTTGTTCTGTATAATAAGTTGATTGcttgtattttaaaattttgattgagTAAACCATCTAGGCACTTAGTTTCTTCCCACTGGAACTGCTGGCTGCTGTCACTTATCTTAGTATGTCACAATCCAAAACCAACCTCAAGTGGAAGTTAGTTTACAGCATCCGATGATCTGTATTTCGGTATGTGAAACAAGAAGTTTTCGAAAGCAACACAATCTTTACATTGTAGGAGTGGTTTGTAGACGAGTAGAAGTACTCAGAAGTTGAgggcccgtttggttttatgatatgattttagaatcatgattttatttttaactctacccactacacaacaaaaacacacgtttcccaagtcaaatttataataccatctcatttgtctttttccacaattaaaatcaaacttattttaactctgaaaccaaacgtcCCCGAGAATCTTCAAAGATACCATATGCTGTGTCCAGCCTGACTTTATGGACCGGAATGCATGCGCTGTCCGAATCTGACCCTCTACTCACATCACTACTAGTCTGTATGTATACAAATCAAAGCAATCGTATGCCACACAACCCAATAACAAATGCCAAAATGAGCCTAAATTGATTTACATTAATGGACAAAATTTACCTACCAGTCACCAGAggattttagaaaaaatacaTATGCTTTCAAGATTGTATAAATCTTCGAAGAGTCTAGAAGTTATATTTAGGTTCACGTCCAGTCTCGTGGAACCTCAATTCTCATATTCACAGCAAAACTGAAGTGCAGATAGCTAAACGGCTTTACCCAGATGGCATTAGCCAGCCAAGCAACCATATGCTTCGACCAGCGTTAAATGCTGGGCTAGGGGACCTTCAGTTCGTCGATGATGAAGGCCGGTGAGGAGGACGTTGCAGCTCCTCTGTTTGAAAGACAGCTACAGAGGAACTCTGCCAAGAGGGCCGCAGACATAGCCATACTCTTGCTAATGGTCTCCCTGCTGTCGTACCAGCTGGTCTGCCTAACGTCGAGCCATGGTGGTGGGAGAGAGGTGACAACGTGCAGGTGGAGATGGGGTGCGAGGCGTGGTTCACCTTTGTATGGGTCCTCGTCGTCAGCACCAAGTGGAGCCTCCTCCATTACCTCAGTTTCCCTCAACGTCTCCTCCAACGGTAAATACCTAACGGACCGTCCATGTTACAGCCATGAGGCATGTGTATTAGTAGCTTCACTGATTATGTATGTAGGGAGAGGGAGCTACCGGCCTTGGACATGTTCGTGACGACAGCAGACACAGAGCTGGAGCCACCAATAATAACGGTGAACACGGTGCTCTCGCTGATGGCGGTTGACTACCGGGTGCAGCACACAAGCTGGCTGTCTACATGTCGGACGACGCCTGCTCCCCTCTCACCTTCTTCACCCTCTCGGAAGCCGCCAAGTTTGCTCAGCTCTAGGTCCCTTTCTGCCGTACATACAACATCCAAGTCAGAACCCCCTTCCGGTACTTCTCACCCGCGGCCGAGCAGGCCGTTTCCACTGGCAGGTCCGACACATCGGAGCTCCAACACAACTGGAAACATATTAAGGTAAAACACGCGGGCCCCTTGTGAAAGAACATAACCGGTCCCTTTTGTTGTACCGGACGTGTTACAGCAGCCTGCATATATTCACAGCCGCCCTTTGTTTTAGAATGACTACGAGAAGCTGAGCAAGAAGATAGAAGACGCCAGCAAGAAGCCGGTTCCATGTGAACTTTCCGGGGATTTTGCCGCTTTTGCAAATGTAAAGCGCTGGGATCATCCTCCCATAATCAAGGTAAATTATCCCGTTCGGGCACCAAATCTTAGCCCATGATTAACCCAACATTATTTACAGGACATATAACACATACATGCTAGGCTCCATCCACGTACACCGTAACATGCACATGCCAACGATCCCCGCACATTTAACTGTCTCAGACTGTTAACTACCTTATTCAATTATCGCTGCCAAGTTTATATTTGCATCATCTGCATCTTCTTAAGATCAAGTTTACTGAAATCACTCAGAGCGTTTTCTTTGGTTTCCTATTGAAGATCATCTGGGGAAATAAGGACGGCACACCCAATGGATTGCCTCATCTGATATACATATCGAGGGAGCAACGACCCAAACACCATCATCACTACAAAGGCCATGCGGTGAATGCTCTAGTAAGTTACACGTTATTACCGGTTCCCCTAGATATTGTTCTGGCTGGCTTCTACATTGTGAACTCGACctatgaaaattatttaaagCGCCATAAATGATTTAACTGTCCTCATTTGTTGTTTTGCTTCACTAAGCAGATAAGAGCATCGGCTGTAACGACCAACGCACCTTTCATGCTGAATGTTGACTGTATCATGCATTGTGCCTTATACACGACCCAACGTCCCAAAATGACACTGCATTTGTCCAACGCCCTCAGAGATTCTACGATGGTTTGAAGGCCGACCCTTTCACGAACCAGTTTGTCGTCTATTATGAAGTAAACACCAGcatttattgattattttcttttttcaactCTAGGATTCTTATGGAAATGTTTTTTTTGCGGAGTTCTCTGTATGG from Punica granatum isolate Tunisia-2019 chromosome 2, ASM765513v2, whole genome shotgun sequence includes the following:
- the LOC116196166 gene encoding cellulose synthase-like protein H1 — its product is MGDFNSSSMEDDDMAAPLFERQLRKNYVQRAVDITILLLMVSLLSYRLVCIRSHSGDGWEVKTWQVAMGCEAWFTFVWVLVVSTKWNLLRYLTFPKRLLQRTRELPALDMFVTTADPELEPPIIMVNTVLSLMAVDYPGAAHKLAVYVSDDACSPLTFFALSKAAKFAQLWVPFCRKYNIEVRAPFQYFSPAAEQPPSAGGGSNSPEFQQEWKHIKNEYESLNRKVEDAHKKPVSSILSAGEFAAFANTELGNHPPIVKIIWENKETAPDGLPHLIYISREKRPKHHHHYKAGAMNALIRVSGVMTNAPFMLNVDCDMYAHNPHIALHALCLLLDPRSQNDTAYVQCPQKFYDGLKDDPFGNQLVVLQEILGQGIVSIQGPFYGGTGCFHRRRVIYGALPKNVDSKKKNARSMDEISLSDFGSSEQFLKLVTRALKDESGAEKDLPSSLEAALHVASCGYEYGTSWGKKIGLIYGSTTEDISTGMTIQSKGWRSAYCSPDPPAFLGCAPTGGPASLNQMKRWSTGLLEILVSKSNPMRATLLGRLQFRQCLTYIWLLIWGIRSIPELIYALLPAYCIITNSHFLPKVHEPAILIPASVFAIYNIYTLLEHFRCGLSARAWWNYQQTARIKSACAWLFGVLSILLKVLGISDTVFEITKKEQSTANGQPDADMGRFTFDESPIFMPGTTVLLVQLAALAMLMLGIQPAAGGANGSGLAEVACSLLAVLYFWPFLRGLLGKDKYGIPLKTIYKSAALSTVFVLFCRFSSVGLHQ